Proteins found in one Saccharopolyspora phatthalungensis genomic segment:
- a CDS encoding alpha-mannosidase — protein MIRITSSTSGEHMHDDRRIVEQRLDRVLAERLRPARYTETLPCTVAVWHVPGEPVPVAEALRADYTPTAVGEAWGPAWGTSWFRLSGTVPPQWHGRTVEVVVDLGFDEDLPGFQCEGLAYSAEGTPIKGLHPRNTHLPTADNTTADNRTWYIEAAANPIILGPSGFQPTDLGTKPTTTTPPLYRLRRADLAVFDEPVWQLIQDTEVLDQLMRQLPVDSPRRHDILRALERMIDRLDLHDVSGTAAAARTELADTLARPAHASAHVISAVGHAHIDSAWLWPLRETIRKVARTVANVTALMAEHPDFHFAMSQAQQLAWIKQHHPQLFDRVRTFIHTGQFVPVGGMWVEADTNMPGGEAMARQFVHGKRFYLQEFGIETREVWLPDSFGYSAALPQLVALSGSRWFLTQKISWNQTNKFPHHTFWWEGIDGTRVFTHFPPADTYNSEITGAELAHATRNFAEHGRASRSLLPFGHGDGGGGPTREILARAYRTADLEGSPRVQLDTPAEFFTAAEADHDHPAVWSGELYLEMHRGTYTSQAKTKQGNRRSEHLLREAELWCATATIATGHDYPYQALDRLWKQVLLHQFHDILPGSSIAWVHQEAEAAYARIATELETIIANALQALAGAPATPLTFNAAPHTRHGVPALGAATATHTATPTATRHPDGTITLDNGLLHVAIDHRGLLTSVYDHARAREALAAPANLLQLHADHPNAWDAWDLDAFYRHHTRDLTDIDELELDAGTVRLRRSFGKSAVVQRISLAADTRRVDIDTDIDWHETEKLLKVAFPLDVHADRSAAETQFGHVMRPTHTNTSWDAAKFEICAHRFLHVAEPDYGHALVNDATYGHDVTRDTRPDGGTTTTVRLSLLRAPRFPDPDTDHGPHRLRYALIAGADIGEAVREGYRINLPERTVSGSHPVAPLVTIDNDAVVIEAVKLADDRSGDLVVRLYESRGGRAQARLSISFPATSVTRTDLLERPLAQPDATTDALDLRLRPFEIRTLRFARPTR, from the coding sequence ATGATCAGGATCACATCGAGCACATCGGGGGAGCACATGCACGACGACCGCCGCATCGTCGAACAACGCCTCGACCGGGTGCTGGCCGAACGCCTGCGCCCCGCCCGCTACACCGAAACACTGCCCTGCACGGTCGCGGTCTGGCACGTACCCGGCGAACCAGTGCCGGTCGCCGAGGCGCTGCGCGCCGACTACACGCCCACCGCCGTCGGCGAAGCCTGGGGCCCGGCATGGGGCACCAGCTGGTTCCGGCTGTCCGGCACCGTGCCGCCGCAGTGGCACGGGCGCACCGTGGAAGTGGTCGTGGACCTCGGCTTCGACGAGGACCTCCCCGGATTCCAGTGCGAAGGCCTGGCCTACAGCGCCGAAGGGACCCCGATCAAAGGACTACACCCCCGCAACACCCACCTGCCCACAGCAGACAACACCACCGCAGACAACCGCACCTGGTACATCGAAGCCGCCGCCAACCCGATCATCCTGGGCCCCAGCGGCTTCCAACCCACCGACCTGGGGACCAAACCCACCACCACAACCCCGCCCCTCTACCGGCTGCGCCGCGCCGACCTCGCCGTGTTCGACGAACCGGTATGGCAGCTGATCCAAGACACCGAGGTCCTCGACCAACTGATGCGGCAACTGCCCGTGGACTCCCCACGCCGCCACGACATCCTGCGCGCACTGGAACGCATGATCGACCGCCTCGACCTGCACGACGTCTCCGGCACCGCGGCCGCCGCCCGCACCGAACTCGCCGACACCCTGGCCCGGCCCGCCCACGCCAGCGCACACGTCATCTCCGCGGTCGGCCACGCCCACATCGACTCAGCCTGGCTGTGGCCGCTACGCGAAACCATCCGCAAGGTCGCCCGCACCGTCGCCAACGTCACCGCACTGATGGCCGAGCACCCCGACTTCCACTTCGCGATGTCGCAAGCCCAGCAACTGGCCTGGATCAAACAGCACCACCCCCAGCTGTTCGACCGCGTCCGCACCTTCATCCACACCGGACAGTTCGTGCCGGTCGGCGGGATGTGGGTGGAAGCCGACACCAACATGCCCGGCGGCGAGGCGATGGCCCGCCAGTTCGTCCACGGCAAACGCTTCTACCTCCAGGAATTCGGCATCGAAACCCGCGAGGTGTGGCTGCCCGACTCCTTCGGCTACAGCGCCGCCCTGCCGCAGCTGGTCGCCCTCTCGGGCTCCCGGTGGTTCCTGACCCAGAAAATCTCCTGGAACCAGACCAACAAGTTCCCGCACCACACCTTCTGGTGGGAAGGCATCGACGGCACCCGGGTGTTCACCCACTTCCCGCCCGCCGACACCTACAACTCCGAGATCACCGGAGCCGAACTCGCACACGCCACCCGCAACTTCGCCGAACACGGCCGCGCCAGCCGCTCCCTGCTGCCCTTCGGACACGGCGACGGCGGGGGAGGCCCCACCCGCGAAATACTCGCCCGCGCCTACCGCACCGCCGACCTAGAAGGCTCCCCACGCGTCCAGCTCGACACCCCGGCGGAGTTCTTCACGGCCGCCGAAGCCGACCACGACCACCCGGCCGTGTGGTCCGGTGAGCTGTACCTGGAAATGCACCGAGGCACCTACACCTCCCAAGCCAAAACCAAACAAGGCAACCGCCGCAGCGAACACCTGCTGCGCGAGGCCGAACTGTGGTGCGCCACCGCCACCATCGCCACCGGCCACGACTACCCCTACCAAGCCCTGGACCGGCTGTGGAAGCAAGTGCTCCTGCACCAGTTCCACGACATCCTGCCGGGCTCGTCGATCGCCTGGGTACACCAGGAAGCCGAAGCCGCCTACGCCCGCATCGCCACCGAACTCGAGACGATCATCGCCAACGCATTGCAGGCCCTGGCCGGTGCACCCGCCACCCCGCTGACCTTCAACGCAGCACCACACACCCGACACGGCGTGCCGGCCCTAGGCGCGGCCACCGCCACCCACACCGCGACACCCACCGCCACCCGACACCCCGACGGCACCATCACCCTCGACAACGGACTGCTACACGTCGCCATCGACCACCGCGGCCTGCTGACCTCGGTCTACGACCACGCCCGCGCACGCGAAGCGCTGGCGGCACCGGCGAACCTGCTGCAACTGCACGCCGACCACCCCAACGCCTGGGACGCCTGGGACCTCGACGCCTTCTACCGCCACCACACCCGCGACCTCACCGACATCGACGAACTGGAACTCGACGCCGGCACCGTCCGCCTCCGCCGCAGCTTCGGCAAATCCGCAGTAGTGCAACGCATCAGCCTCGCCGCCGACACCCGACGCGTGGACATCGACACCGACATCGACTGGCACGAGACCGAGAAACTACTCAAGGTCGCCTTCCCCCTGGACGTGCACGCCGACCGCTCCGCCGCCGAAACCCAGTTCGGGCACGTCATGCGCCCCACCCACACCAACACCTCGTGGGACGCCGCCAAGTTCGAAATCTGCGCGCACCGCTTCCTGCACGTCGCCGAACCCGACTACGGACACGCCCTGGTCAACGACGCCACCTACGGCCACGACGTCACCCGCGACACCCGCCCCGACGGCGGCACAACCACCACCGTCCGGCTGTCCTTGCTGCGCGCGCCCCGCTTCCCGGACCCCGACACCGACCACGGCCCACACCGGCTGCGCTACGCCCTGATCGCCGGGGCCGACATCGGCGAAGCCGTCCGCGAGGGCTACCGGATCAACCTGCCCGAACGGACCGTCAGCGGCTCACACCCGGTGGCGCCGCTGGTGACCATCGACAATGACGCCGTGGTCATCGAAGCGGTCAAACTCGCCGACGACCGCAGCGGCGACCTCGTCGTCCGGCTCTACGAATCGCGCGGCGGCCGGGCTCAAGCGCGTCTGAGCATCTCCTTCCCGGCCACCTCGGTCACCCGCACCGACCTGCTGGAACGGCCCCTGGCGCAACCGGATGCCACCACCGACGCCCTCGACCTGCGGCTGCGGCCCTTCGAGATCCGCACACTGCGCTTCGCCCGCCCGACCCGCTGA
- a CDS encoding DUF6221 family protein produces MDRFVQFLRRQLDVDLELLRIARQNAETGTTRPCLITHIRGFRECELKTRLLTTHRSCGSGGGPCDALGESYPPEDERGCPTRALLGLPYADRPGYAPRWRP; encoded by the coding sequence ATGGACCGGTTCGTCCAGTTCCTGCGCCGCCAGCTCGACGTCGACCTGGAACTGCTGCGGATAGCCAGGCAGAACGCCGAAACCGGCACGACCCGCCCATGCCTGATCACCCACATCCGTGGCTTCCGCGAATGCGAACTCAAAACCCGCCTGCTGACCACCCACCGCAGCTGCGGCTCCGGCGGCGGCCCCTGCGACGCACTGGGGGAGAGCTACCCACCCGAGGACGAACGCGGCTGCCCCACCCGAGCCCTGCTCGGCCTGCCCTACGCCGACCGCCCCGGCTACGCCCCCCGCTGGCGCCCCTGA
- a CDS encoding flavodoxin family protein: MGGDTAEARGTAIMRALVVYESIFDNTAAIAEHVATGLARWMDVDLAKVSDAPTCIGDHVGLLVVGGPTHPSGPNRRTPRKAAVPAPRGPGSADHHGLHEWLNSIHKGLGLVHAAAFDTRTENPNTPASAARTVEEILRSNGFHLTEPTHTFHLEHPAGPLQPAEAQRAQHWAEHLAAKLATHSRPPR, from the coding sequence ATGGGCGGCGACACCGCCGAGGCGAGGGGAACGGCGATCATGCGCGCACTCGTGGTCTACGAATCCATCTTCGACAACACCGCAGCCATCGCCGAGCACGTCGCAACGGGCCTGGCCCGCTGGATGGACGTCGACCTCGCCAAGGTCTCCGACGCGCCCACCTGCATCGGCGACCACGTCGGCCTGCTCGTCGTCGGCGGGCCCACCCACCCCTCTGGCCCAAACCGCCGAACCCCCCGCAAGGCCGCCGTACCAGCCCCGCGCGGCCCCGGCTCAGCCGACCACCACGGGCTGCACGAATGGCTCAACTCCATCCACAAAGGCCTCGGGCTCGTACACGCCGCCGCCTTCGACACCCGCACCGAGAACCCGAACACACCCGCCTCCGCGGCCCGAACCGTCGAAGAAATCCTCCGCAGCAACGGCTTCCACCTCACCGAACCGACCCACACCTTCCACCTGGAACACCCAGCCGGGCCACTACAACCCGCAGAGGCACAACGCGCCCAACACTGGGCCGAACACCTCGCCGCCAAACTCGCCACCCACAGCCGCCCCCCACGCTGA
- a CDS encoding type III polyketide synthase yields MAVLCRPAVAVPEHVITVEETLELARRVHAGHPQLPLVLRLISNTGVRKRHLIRSISETLQHPGFEVRNKIYEEHAKQRVPAVITQALVNSGLREEDIDLLVYVSCTGFMMPSMTAWLINSMGFRHDTRQLPIAQLGCAAGGAAINRAHDFCTAYPESNALVVACEFCSLCYQPDDHDIGSLLSNGLFGDAVAAAVVRGSGGNGVLLERNAASIIPNTPEWISYQVKATGFHFRLDKRVPTTMEPLAPALRALVERHRWNVGELDFYIVHAGGPRILNDLTKFLGVPPVAFRHSRATLTEYGNIASGVVLDALLRMFDEGSLADGARGLIAGFGPGISAEMAVGSWLPAGSRRPIPQPRDESMTVVRSVGGR; encoded by the coding sequence GTGGCAGTTCTGTGCAGACCGGCGGTCGCCGTACCCGAACACGTCATCACGGTGGAGGAAACCCTGGAACTGGCCCGTCGAGTCCACGCCGGGCACCCGCAACTCCCCCTCGTTCTGCGGTTGATAAGCAACACCGGGGTCCGCAAGCGCCACCTCATCCGCTCCATCTCAGAGACGCTGCAGCATCCGGGTTTCGAGGTGCGCAACAAGATCTACGAGGAGCATGCCAAACAGCGGGTGCCTGCCGTGATCACCCAGGCCCTGGTCAATTCGGGTCTGCGGGAAGAGGATATCGATCTGCTGGTGTACGTCTCGTGTACCGGTTTCATGATGCCTTCGATGACCGCGTGGCTGATTAACTCGATGGGCTTCCGCCACGACACCCGGCAGCTGCCGATCGCCCAGCTGGGGTGCGCTGCCGGCGGTGCGGCGATCAACCGCGCCCACGACTTCTGCACCGCCTATCCCGAATCGAATGCACTGGTCGTCGCCTGCGAGTTCTGCTCGTTGTGCTATCAGCCCGACGACCACGACATCGGGTCGTTGTTGTCCAACGGGCTGTTCGGTGATGCGGTCGCTGCCGCCGTTGTACGGGGCAGCGGTGGCAACGGGGTTCTTCTGGAGCGCAATGCCGCGTCCATCATCCCCAACACCCCGGAGTGGATTTCCTACCAGGTCAAGGCCACCGGTTTCCATTTCCGGTTGGACAAACGGGTTCCGACGACCATGGAGCCGCTGGCACCCGCGCTGCGCGCGTTGGTGGAGCGTCATCGGTGGAACGTCGGCGAGCTGGACTTCTACATCGTCCACGCCGGCGGGCCGCGGATCCTCAACGACCTCACCAAATTCCTGGGCGTGCCGCCGGTGGCCTTCCGGCATAGCAGGGCCACGCTCACCGAGTACGGCAACATCGCCAGCGGAGTCGTGCTCGACGCGTTGCTGCGGATGTTCGACGAGGGCTCGCTCGCCGATGGGGCGCGTGGGCTGATCGCCGGTTTCGGGCCCGGGATCAGTGCGGAGATGGCTGTTGGCAGCTGGCTGCCGGCCGGTTCCCGGCGCCCCATCCCCCAGCCTCGGGACGAGTCGATGACCGTCGTACGTTCGGTGGGAGGTCGCTGA
- a CDS encoding cytochrome P450 yields MAFDPFLAEFLQDAPVARIRMRFGEGEAWLVTRYEDVKFVTSDPRFSRAAIAGRPFPRMTKHVIPLDRALSYSDPPEHARIRRVAAKMFAQRRVEQFRVRAEQVMAERVAALVAAGRPADLVEHVVAPFPMTMIGEVVGIPVADRPWLTWCAETLFSMAHDQAEVDRNGRVKAELYEYFHQLVAQRRAGPRDDLVTVLADARDRGEINDEELGALVVLVSLNGWHAVRYNSSNMVYVLLTEPGLKDRLVVEPGLIPHAVEELLRFIPHKRGVGQPRVATEDVVIRGVRIRAGDVVHISYVTANWDAEIFPNPERVDLDRADIPHLAFGHGPHYCVGPLLARMEARVLLATLLDRLPRLRLAVSPEEVRWRQDVMIRGPVDLPVTW; encoded by the coding sequence GTGGCTTTCGACCCGTTTCTCGCCGAGTTTCTCCAGGATGCACCGGTGGCGCGGATCCGGATGCGTTTCGGCGAAGGCGAAGCGTGGCTGGTGACCCGGTACGAGGATGTCAAGTTCGTCACGTCGGATCCCAGGTTCAGCCGGGCGGCGATCGCGGGCCGCCCCTTCCCCAGGATGACCAAGCACGTCATCCCGTTGGACCGGGCGCTGAGCTATTCGGACCCGCCAGAGCATGCGCGGATCCGGCGGGTGGCGGCGAAGATGTTCGCGCAGCGTAGGGTCGAGCAGTTTCGGGTGCGTGCCGAGCAGGTGATGGCCGAACGGGTGGCTGCGTTGGTGGCTGCGGGTCGGCCGGCCGACCTGGTGGAGCACGTGGTGGCTCCGTTTCCGATGACGATGATCGGTGAGGTCGTGGGTATTCCGGTGGCCGACCGGCCCTGGTTGACCTGGTGCGCGGAGACGCTGTTCAGCATGGCGCACGACCAGGCGGAGGTGGATCGCAATGGCCGGGTCAAGGCTGAGCTCTACGAGTATTTCCACCAGCTCGTGGCGCAACGTCGTGCCGGGCCGCGTGATGATTTGGTGACGGTGTTGGCCGATGCCCGCGACCGTGGCGAGATCAATGACGAGGAATTGGGTGCGTTGGTCGTGCTGGTGTCGCTGAATGGGTGGCATGCGGTTCGTTACAACAGTTCGAACATGGTGTATGTGCTGTTGACCGAGCCGGGGCTCAAGGATCGGTTGGTGGTTGAGCCGGGGCTGATTCCGCATGCGGTGGAAGAGCTGCTCCGGTTCATCCCGCACAAGCGTGGTGTCGGTCAACCTCGTGTCGCCACCGAAGATGTCGTGATCCGGGGTGTCCGGATCCGGGCGGGCGATGTCGTGCACATTTCGTATGTGACCGCGAATTGGGATGCGGAGATCTTCCCGAATCCGGAGCGAGTCGATCTGGATCGTGCGGACATCCCGCATCTTGCCTTCGGGCATGGTCCGCACTACTGCGTGGGGCCGCTGTTGGCTCGGATGGAGGCGCGGGTTCTGCTTGCCACCTTGCTGGATCGGTTGCCCCGGCTGCGGTTGGCGGTGTCGCCCGAGGAAGTGCGGTGGCGGCAGGACGTCATGATCCGCGGTCCGGTTGATCTGCCGGTGACCTGGTAG
- a CDS encoding cupin domain-containing protein — MRGLVVPPGRGKRIMTGAQEVTFKVTGVHSVAASSFEVVVPPGFDVGAHVHGRSEELFYVLEGELDLLAFEPVVRSGDCWSEWESDSGQRVYRAGPGSVMFVPPGCPHAFANRGDVPARMFFQSSPPSHHERYFEELLEILDAPGGVDHAAVAELRRRHDIEQLTPLRFEA; from the coding sequence ATGCGGGGTTTGGTGGTTCCGCCCGGCCGGGGCAAGCGCATCATGACCGGTGCGCAGGAGGTGACGTTCAAGGTCACGGGGGTGCATTCGGTGGCGGCGTCGAGTTTCGAGGTGGTGGTGCCGCCGGGTTTCGATGTCGGTGCACATGTGCACGGCCGTAGCGAGGAGCTGTTCTACGTGCTGGAGGGTGAGCTCGACCTGTTGGCGTTCGAGCCGGTCGTTCGCAGTGGGGATTGCTGGTCGGAGTGGGAGAGCGATTCCGGGCAGCGGGTCTATCGTGCTGGTCCGGGTAGTGTCATGTTCGTCCCGCCTGGTTGTCCGCATGCCTTCGCCAATCGGGGCGATGTGCCGGCGCGGATGTTCTTCCAGTCTTCGCCGCCTTCGCATCATGAGCGGTATTTCGAGGAGTTGCTGGAGATCCTGGACGCTCCGGGCGGTGTGGATCATGCTGCGGTGGCCGAGTTGCGGCGGCGGCATGACATCGAGCAGCTGACGCCGCTGCGTTTCGAGGCTTGA
- a CDS encoding ArsR/SmtB family transcription factor, translated as MDTVFKALADGNRRRLLDSLNSRNGQTLRELCTGLDMARQSVSKHLAVLEAANLVTTLRRGREKLHYLNAEPINAIAERWINQYDRKRVHALADLKTALEQQPMSNAEFVYTTYINTTPQRLWQALTDPAFTRRYWGVAFDTDWQVGSTMTWHERGGTTADPAQVVLESEPYRTLSYTWHTFTPQWAETAGVDEETRAKIAAEPRSKVTFHIEPVGETVKLTVVHDGFDPASTVLGMIREGWPALLSSLKTLLETGEALPEPPAQHD; from the coding sequence ATGGACACGGTGTTCAAGGCATTGGCCGACGGCAACCGACGCCGACTACTGGACAGCCTGAACTCCCGCAACGGGCAAACCCTGCGCGAACTGTGCACCGGACTCGACATGGCCAGGCAATCAGTCAGCAAGCACCTCGCCGTGCTGGAAGCGGCCAACCTGGTGACCACCCTCCGGCGAGGCCGGGAAAAGCTGCACTACCTCAACGCCGAACCGATCAACGCCATCGCCGAACGCTGGATCAACCAGTACGACCGCAAGCGGGTACACGCGCTCGCGGACCTGAAAACCGCATTGGAGCAACAACCGATGAGCAACGCGGAATTCGTCTACACCACCTACATCAACACCACACCCCAACGGCTCTGGCAAGCGCTGACCGACCCGGCCTTCACCCGCCGCTACTGGGGAGTGGCCTTCGACACCGACTGGCAGGTGGGATCCACGATGACCTGGCACGAGCGCGGCGGCACGACCGCCGACCCCGCCCAGGTGGTCCTCGAATCCGAGCCCTACCGCACGCTTTCCTACACCTGGCACACCTTCACCCCACAATGGGCCGAAACCGCCGGCGTAGACGAAGAAACCCGCGCCAAGATCGCCGCCGAACCCCGGTCGAAGGTGACCTTCCACATCGAACCGGTCGGGGAGACGGTCAAACTGACCGTCGTGCACGACGGCTTCGACCCAGCAAGCACCGTCCTGGGCATGATCCGCGAAGGATGGCCAGCGCTGCTCTCCAGCCTCAAGACGCTGCTGGAAACCGGCGAAGCGTTGCCCGAGCCCCCCGCCCAGCACGACTGA
- a CDS encoding putative quinol monooxygenase: MIFITAKFRIRPEHADQWPDIAGEFTRATRAEPGCLWFDWSRSVADPTEYVLIEAFRDGEAGAAHVQSEHFKKARQTLPPHLAETPRIINTTVPQQDWSLLGEMAVPEQN, translated from the coding sequence ATGATCTTCATCACCGCCAAATTCCGAATCCGGCCCGAACACGCCGACCAATGGCCGGACATCGCCGGGGAATTCACCCGGGCCACCCGCGCCGAGCCGGGCTGCCTGTGGTTCGACTGGTCCCGCAGCGTCGCGGACCCGACCGAGTACGTCCTGATCGAGGCATTCCGCGACGGCGAGGCCGGTGCCGCGCACGTCCAGTCGGAACACTTCAAGAAGGCCCGGCAAACCCTGCCACCACACCTCGCCGAAACGCCGCGGATCATCAACACGACCGTGCCGCAGCAGGACTGGTCACTGCTGGGCGAGATGGCCGTACCCGAGCAGAACTGA
- a CDS encoding SRPBCC family protein codes for MTTNTTLTMIGDRPVLRLQRLLHHPPEKVWQAITDPAELAHWFPARIDFDQPVIGAPMRFTFEGSADSDEGEILEADPPKVFAFRWDSDVIRCELLPHPEGCLLVFSHTLHGPDSDRPSAARHAAGWDACLDGLSARLSGTTAEFCMQTWFERAESYIEQFGLGEGELDPTEHGWTIHFERDLVQPPEQVWALITDNGQPATGDQPPLHSTHGFGQAAALTTVEAPHVLEYAWQPGGTVRFQLRTQHPIGTRLRLTHTVPTAQADQRATLLAAWQVYFEILFAALHGDIRGPWPTDRTEVLREHYTRRLGD; via the coding sequence ATGACCACGAACACCACCCTCACCATGATCGGCGACCGTCCCGTACTGCGCCTGCAACGCCTGCTGCACCACCCGCCGGAGAAGGTGTGGCAGGCCATCACCGACCCGGCCGAACTGGCCCACTGGTTCCCCGCCCGCATCGACTTCGACCAGCCAGTCATCGGCGCACCGATGCGCTTCACCTTCGAAGGCTCCGCCGACTCCGACGAGGGCGAAATCCTGGAGGCCGACCCGCCGAAAGTCTTCGCGTTCCGCTGGGACAGCGACGTCATCCGCTGCGAACTGCTCCCGCACCCCGAAGGCTGCCTGCTGGTATTCAGCCACACCCTGCACGGCCCCGACAGCGACCGCCCGTCGGCCGCCCGCCACGCCGCAGGCTGGGACGCCTGCCTCGACGGCCTGTCCGCCCGGCTCTCGGGAACGACCGCCGAATTCTGCATGCAGACCTGGTTCGAACGCGCCGAGTCCTACATCGAGCAGTTCGGCCTCGGCGAAGGAGAACTGGACCCGACCGAGCACGGCTGGACGATCCACTTCGAACGCGACCTCGTCCAGCCACCCGAACAGGTCTGGGCCCTGATCACCGACAACGGCCAACCCGCTACCGGTGACCAACCGCCGCTGCACAGCACCCACGGCTTCGGTCAGGCCGCCGCGCTCACCACCGTCGAGGCCCCGCACGTCCTGGAATACGCCTGGCAACCCGGGGGAACCGTGCGTTTCCAACTCCGCACCCAGCATCCGATCGGCACCCGCCTGAGACTGACCCACACCGTGCCCACCGCTCAGGCCGACCAGCGAGCCACCCTGCTGGCCGCGTGGCAGGTGTACTTCGAGATCCTGTTCGCCGCCCTGCACGGCGACATCCGCGGCCCCTGGCCCACCGACCGCACCGAGGTGTTGCGCGAGCACTACACGCGGCGGCTCGGCGACTGA
- a CDS encoding ArsR/SmtB family transcription factor — MASTFEVLAEPHRRDILDLLRTGERAVGDLVDRLPLSQPTVSKHLKVLREAGLVDVRQDAQRRWYRLCPEPLAEIDAWLAPYRRMWNDRLDALQRHLDTMPDQEAPQP; from the coding sequence GTGGCAAGTACTTTTGAAGTCCTGGCCGAACCGCACCGACGGGACATCCTCGACCTGCTGCGCACCGGGGAACGGGCGGTCGGCGACCTCGTCGACCGGCTGCCGCTGAGCCAGCCCACCGTGTCCAAGCACCTCAAGGTGCTACGCGAAGCGGGACTGGTCGACGTCCGCCAGGACGCCCAGCGCCGCTGGTACCGGCTCTGCCCGGAGCCGCTGGCCGAAATCGACGCCTGGCTGGCGCCCTACCGCCGGATGTGGAACGACCGGCTCGACGCCCTGCAACGCCACCTCGACACCATGCCCGACCAGGAGGCCCCCCAGCCATGA
- a CDS encoding PaaI family thioesterase yields MPFAVSLGVRIDSASTEEVRGHLDWAAQRCTAGGVLHGGAVMALADSIGAICAYLNLPEGTRTATIESKTNFFRAVRDGALHAVSRPLHVGRTNIAVQTELFDDSGRRIGHTTQTQSVLNP; encoded by the coding sequence ATGCCGTTCGCGGTGTCGCTGGGAGTGCGGATCGACTCCGCGAGCACCGAGGAGGTCCGCGGGCATCTGGACTGGGCCGCCCAACGCTGCACGGCGGGGGGAGTGCTGCACGGGGGCGCGGTCATGGCGTTGGCCGATTCGATCGGCGCGATCTGCGCGTACCTGAACCTGCCCGAGGGCACGCGCACCGCCACGATCGAGTCAAAGACGAACTTCTTCCGCGCGGTGCGCGACGGCGCGTTGCACGCGGTCAGCCGTCCGCTGCACGTGGGCCGCACGAACATCGCGGTGCAGACCGAGCTGTTCGACGATTCCGGGCGCCGCATCGGGCACACCACCCAGACCCAGTCCGTGCTGAACCCCTGA
- a CDS encoding 3-keto-5-aminohexanoate cleavage protein, with translation MAKLDAGVTDPGDAWHRKMITKRDVSFRALAGSGENRRMLQVCLNGARSPREHFHLPVRPEELAKAAADSVAAGATDIHLHPKAPDGTDSLDPHLVAAALRAVRAAAPAVPVGVTTGAWTAPDPADRIRAIRAWTVLPDHASVNWHEPGADVVAAALLERGVGIEAGIHSGTDGDRQFLLSPHRGRVLRVLAEVTDLTARGAPTTAEALLDRLRPAATPILLHGEAAGAWTVLTVAARRGLATRIGLEDTLRLPDGQVAADNAELVAAATRILAQEAP, from the coding sequence GTGGCCAAGCTGGACGCCGGCGTCACCGATCCGGGCGACGCATGGCACCGGAAGATGATCACGAAACGGGACGTCAGCTTCCGCGCGCTTGCCGGATCGGGGGAGAATCGGCGCATGCTGCAGGTCTGCCTCAACGGCGCGCGGTCGCCGCGCGAGCACTTCCACCTGCCCGTGCGCCCGGAAGAGCTGGCCAAGGCGGCTGCCGACAGCGTCGCTGCCGGTGCTACCGACATCCACCTGCATCCCAAGGCGCCCGACGGCACCGACAGTTTGGATCCGCACCTGGTCGCCGCCGCGTTGCGGGCGGTGCGGGCCGCCGCGCCCGCCGTCCCGGTCGGCGTCACCACGGGCGCGTGGACCGCCCCGGACCCCGCCGATCGGATCCGGGCAATCCGGGCGTGGACAGTGCTGCCCGATCACGCCTCGGTCAACTGGCACGAACCCGGCGCCGACGTCGTCGCGGCCGCGCTGTTGGAACGCGGTGTCGGCATCGAGGCCGGTATCCACTCCGGCACCGACGGCGACCGCCAGTTCCTGCTCTCGCCGCATCGCGGCAGGGTGCTGCGGGTGCTGGCAGAGGTCACCGATCTGACCGCACGCGGCGCCCCGACCACCGCCGAAGCGTTGTTGGATCGGCTGCGCCCGGCGGCGACGCCGATCCTGCTGCACGGCGAGGCCGCCGGGGCATGGACGGTGCTCACTGTCGCCGCGCGCCGCGGTCTCGCCACTCGCATCGGGCTGGAGGACACCTTGCGGCTGCCCGATGGGCAGGTCGCCGCCGACAACGCCGAACTCGTCGCCGCCGCAACCCGGATCCTCGCCCAGGAGGCCCCGTGA